ccttctacaaaaaaaaaaaaaaaatgtcaacTTTTAATTGTCAacgtaaataagtcgggtgatgccgtttttggcaagaatagccaaatgttcccgaaagggacgccagaaggctgactttgcataaacgaccacttgtagtcattttttggatttttgaccggttgactcacccagctttaaaatcttcgttcccgaaatGCTGAAAAGCCATGTGCGGaaccggatcttccttttaatttgtggaaaattaaaaatagtcaatttgttgagtaaaataaattttatttcttaatcaccttaataaatgtgcaggatgagcacgatgcaaaataaacctttttcaataatgactaaaatctctttcaagttgcggctatggtgggatgatttaagTGGTGAAAgtcaagatgaggtcaagaaatatctaaaaggtcttacgggtttattggaaatccagcctcggggggatatcataagagctttggtcacccgctgggacccggcacacaatgtcttccacttctccgattttgaactcaccccgactttggaggaaatagccgggtacatcgaaaatgctgaagttccgttgaggcaaaaatacatggttgctccaagagctgtcactgtgcatcgatTTTTAGATttgttaaagatacccaggatggtccataacccagatttggcagcaggtttttgtaatccgcactttatatacgacagatacggtcatgtcggaggattcaacaacccgggtaacaagttatgcagcaaaagtaaccgtaaaaaatgggacgagcatagacgagtggcttttatgataacctttttgggccttttggtatttccaaggaaagacgaaaacattgatctgaaaatagccggggtcgtcagtaccttgctcattcaAAATGAAAGCACtattgcgcctatgatagtatctgatatcttccgagctctcacagcctgcaaagccagagggaactttttcgaggggtgtaacttgttgctacaaatgtggatgactgagcatctctgccaccattCCCAGCTTTTGAGTTATGgatcctcgaagaaaacttgcatagaaaaGTTCTACataagaatcaagggggtcagtctacctgAGGGAATTATggcatggacatcattctttcggaccctcaccaccagccaaatacagtggacactaggatggttgcccgttgacgaggtcatccatatgccggcagctaggactcactttctattgatggggctcaagagcattcagccttacgcgccatatcgagttttgagacaactcgagagatgccaaacagtgccacaggaggaagatcttagtgctcaagtaattgagattagccctgacggacagttccctgaagcaagagtccgtcagatctggagtgaatgccaatatttaaaagcagatacatgcgtgcaggatcgggccaagggcacagtggcgccaggataccttgcttggtacaggagagaacttgagcatgaaaggccggctaaaagaccccatctccaggaattcgtcaaggcatcgcaagaacagtgggattggctGGCTAAGGAACACGAGTACAGggttacaataggcaagttggagaagcaagttttagatttgaaatttgagagagatttgcatatcgctacagatgagggagaaaagagaaaactagctcaggaaaacgaggtcctcaaagctcaaatccgggaaatgaaaatagctaccaGAAACCCGAAGAGAAGTCGGGCTGATGAAAAGCTCATAAACGGTCcgaagaagaaagtcctcgagtatcaagaagacctggaaaaataTAAAGCTGGTCTAGCGAGGATCCAgttgaaatggataaagaaggcagaagagcgagcATGGTCTATGaaacaaatgaagagggactacgaaaggaacatcgctatattgagagaaacaatatccactctcgaAGAGCGGttcttcagacaagcccgagataccagagcagataggaagcgctactatgatctagtggcccgaatggagaaacagatgaatgagtttcaggatcaactcctttacaatGCGCAAATGCTggggacgcggaatcaacaaatagagcaactgttcatggaaagggatagaatcaggggtagaatTGAGAAGATTGGGCATTATATCACCATGAGGTGCCTAGCATGTGAGGAAATAccccgtgataccctttttgcctcagtcatgggttatgtccaccgaatcatggaagaattgaaaagcttgcaaaggggccttgcaccaaagcccgcggaacggccgaacgatgccccgtggaaaccaaaattcaaagcgttaatgtactcctagttcaaatctgtatttttctatttttaaaagtcTGTTGTCTGTCCGTGTGTTTCCTTTTGGCATCAAATTATGATTAGTACTTCGGAgtccgtattttgttttccttttccaaaagggtagtttgtaatagaagttttagtaatgaaataaattttccaaaaattggtgtctttatttgtggcagaactatgcccggtctgattcatgcggggacatgatacgtaggcaatccacataagattcgaccaccactaagaagaaaaagaggaaaaggcaaagtgaataaaagaaaggaaaagaaataaataaaaagagagataaagaaagcttcagaaacacttaaacgaggcacaaacaaagtaagccggaatgacgcatgcggtcgaagcaaagacatgttagaaatggttaaactgcctaggaacattgcatcccccaacgtgaaattgcaatatgtgttaaactctaacgctaataagtttgttgtttatcctgagatttcaaaacagttagctcgttagaacgttctggcagattaccattaccacacaagatctaaagggcccattccgaaaagcatgtctggttcggacaaaagtgttgaggaggaaaagacagagatgcaaatgatgaaggaggaagtagacaggttgagacaagagatagctgggatgcacctagcctgggctaggggacaaacatcaccaatcCCTCCtcctactcctaccctctcaccggctcggactccggaacaccctctcACTGGTCCATCAatgagcttccccattgcccaatactatcagggggaaacttcctataatccccaaacttcaccacccaaacagaaccctcctccaccaactgttcctgtttttgtagcacctccaccagcagcattgcaaaaatcatccgatgaaccagtgtttcaggttcacgacaaccaatactatcctcccgaacttaccttcaaagcacccgagccatacacttacacccctcaccttgaGCTCCCGGCGGAAACTGAGAGGCCGGCAAAGAATCcggagcaagacgaagtgcttcgcaaagtgaaaagcctggagcagtccttcaggaatatgcatggattggcagccaagttagtgtggtctacaaagatctgtgccccttccccgatgttcaattgccggcaggttttaagatgccaaagtttgatctatatgagggacatggtaatcccatggcacatctacgagctttctatagtaagatgagaggggcaggtggaaaggatgagctgctgatagcttattttggtcaaagtttaagcgggtccgcactggaatggtacacgaggcaggatcctagcaggtggtatacctgggacgatctagcacaagcatttgcaggtcacttccagtacaaccttgagatcgtccctgaccgtctcacattgttgaaacttgagaagaagccaggagagagctttagagaatttgggttccagtggagagaacaagcagcaagagttgatcctccgatgagagagcgggaaatggtggactactttctacagactctagagccaacttagtttggtcacttggtgacgtcagttggcaaatctttcaacgaggtggtgaaaatgggtggtatgattgaagagggacttaagtccaacaaaatcctgagctattcggcaatcaaagcaacaactcaggtcattcagagcggcacgggaggtgcgctcgagaagaagaaaagagaagaggtcgcaacaatagaggcaggtaattggtccagatcgagaggtccttTCCCCTGCTACCaagccagaccccatcacccaaattacccacacactccaaattacccccacaaccctactacctaccacaagaaccacatttctccgtccatcaagcccagacatatacccagcctccggctcgcccacagtggtgcgcgccggctccccaaaatacctATCTACCTCCCAAAATACCTATCTACCTCtaagaatacatatccacctccacaaaacatatatccaccaccaagggcctatagGAATCCCGCAGGGCCAGGTTTCCGGGGGAATCAAGCTTTCaaaaatgaaagggtgcagagacaaagaacattcactgagttgggagaaacctatactgctttgttaaacaaattaaggccgttaggtttgttgagtcctgttgagcccagattgccgaatccccttccctaaaatatggaccactcggtaagctgtgagtattgttcgggggctcccggacatgataccgagaagtgctggaagttgaaacgtgcagtgcaagatcttattgacaccaacaagatcgaggttcagacaccggaggcacccaacatcaatcagaacccgttgccagcacaccacgaaacccacatgatcgagcttgtgtacgaaggaggggagctaaagaaaccctcacagatgGTGAtaatgatccgtgccagtccaaaagaaaagtcgacaggtggagaagaggtggtacagttggaaaaggtagacgtcaagccagtagtggtgatggggaagagttcgccTGTTATTAcaaagaatccagagccggtcaaagtaacggtgcaaggggTACCAAGCAAGCCAGCATGCATAGGGCCAGTTgtcatcaggccagtaatgcaaaTGCCGATAACCAGCGAGAAAgccgt
This sequence is a window from Nicotiana sylvestris chromosome 3, ASM39365v2, whole genome shotgun sequence. Protein-coding genes within it:
- the LOC138887291 gene encoding uncharacterized protein; this encodes MEQWKRSNNGEDEAVLLAASMVDNGGLPWWPAKRPHLQEFVKASQEQWDWLAKEHEYRVTIGKLEKQVLDLKFERDLHIATDEGEKRKLAQENEVLKAQIREMKIATRNPKRSRADEKLINGPKKKVLEYQEDLEKYKAGLARIQLKWIKKAEERAWSMKQMKRDYERNIAILRETISTLEERFFRQARDTRADRKRYYDLVARMEKQMNEFQDQLLYNAQMLGTRNQQIEQLFMERDRIRGRIEKIGHYITMSPKEKSTGGEEVVQLEKVDVKPVVVMGKSSPVITKNPEPVKVTVQGVPSKPACIGPVVIRPVMQMPITSEKAVPWSYSKAMVMYKGKEVVEEVCETQGLTCSGRCFAPVELRRSNPAVVKKPVTEEEAEEFLKKMKAQDYSIVEQLRKTPTQISLL